A single region of the Leptothrix cholodnii SP-6 genome encodes:
- a CDS encoding Crp/Fnr family transcriptional regulator, which yields MSNSQATPSGPGEAAAPGAACVDERAAHELAVLYPDLAAVAPPHWREDVARLGPPVSVPAGAVLFDEGAPCRGFPLVIEGAVRVARGTPNGRALELYRVLPGEVCIVSSACLFGQIALTAHGVSLQPSRLLLLPADLVLRWCAHEPFRRFIFGQFAGRMADLITLAEAVAFQRLDQRLAGALLGRGATLHVTHQQLADELGTVREIVTRLLKRFEQAGWVELGRERVRLLDPAALRQLAGGEPGRIA from the coding sequence ATGAGCAACTCCCAAGCAACACCGTCCGGGCCGGGTGAGGCCGCTGCGCCCGGCGCCGCGTGTGTCGATGAACGGGCCGCGCACGAACTGGCCGTGCTTTACCCCGACCTGGCCGCCGTTGCGCCCCCGCACTGGCGTGAGGACGTGGCGCGCCTGGGCCCGCCGGTGTCGGTGCCTGCAGGTGCCGTGCTGTTCGACGAAGGCGCGCCGTGCCGGGGTTTCCCGCTGGTGATCGAAGGCGCGGTGCGCGTCGCGCGCGGCACGCCCAACGGCCGCGCGCTCGAGCTCTACCGGGTGCTGCCCGGCGAGGTCTGCATCGTCTCGTCGGCCTGCCTGTTCGGCCAGATCGCGTTGACCGCACACGGCGTGAGCCTGCAGCCCAGCCGCCTGCTGCTGCTGCCGGCCGACCTGGTGCTGCGCTGGTGTGCGCACGAGCCGTTCCGGCGCTTCATCTTCGGCCAGTTCGCCGGGCGCATGGCCGACCTGATCACGCTGGCCGAGGCGGTCGCCTTCCAGCGCCTCGACCAGCGGCTGGCCGGCGCGCTGCTGGGGCGCGGCGCCACCTTGCACGTCACCCACCAGCAGCTCGCCGACGAGCTCGGCACCGTGCGCGAGATCGTCACCCGGCTGCTCAAGCGCTTCGAGCAGGCGGGCTGGGTCGAACTCGGCCGCGAGCGGGTGCGCTTACTCGATCCGGCGGCATTGCGCCAGCTCGCCGGCGGCGAGCCGGGTCGGATTGCGTGA
- a CDS encoding YgaP family membrane protein, with protein MKINVGGIDRILRIIAGLALIALTLTGTIGVWGWIGVVPLATGLLKFCPVYSILGFNSCPMSAK; from the coding sequence ATGAAGATCAATGTTGGCGGCATCGACCGCATCCTGCGCATCATCGCCGGCCTCGCCCTGATTGCCCTGACCTTGACCGGCACCATCGGCGTGTGGGGCTGGATCGGTGTCGTGCCGCTGGCCACCGGCCTGCTGAAGTTCTGCCCGGTCTACTCGATCCTCGGTTTCAACAGCTGCCCGATGAGCGCCAAGTGA
- a CDS encoding GntR family transcriptional regulator, giving the protein MTAPPRTRSPRTRSAPAALDGTAPTTATQRVYDGIYGAILEHRLSPGMRLREEELAASFAVSRTVVRQALHRLAQDQVIELHHNRGAQVPQPSLAEAAHVFDARRVVECEIARRLAGQLSAEQLAQLREMVSAEAAADARGDRPASIRLSGQFHRALAQMCGNPVFVRLLDELLPTTSILMALYQNPGQPACVAHRHTELIDALTGSGAAGAAEMRRHLQELERLLTRAGSKAPALRDVFAAYRSASDASDTNDTDPPAGSGRQAPAR; this is encoded by the coding sequence ATGACCGCCCCGCCCCGCACCCGAAGCCCGCGCACGCGCAGCGCCCCGGCCGCCCTCGACGGCACGGCACCGACCACCGCCACACAGCGTGTCTACGACGGCATCTACGGCGCGATCCTCGAACACCGCCTGAGTCCGGGCATGCGCCTGCGCGAGGAAGAACTGGCCGCGAGCTTCGCGGTCTCGCGCACCGTGGTGCGCCAGGCGCTGCACCGGCTGGCGCAGGACCAGGTGATCGAGCTGCACCACAACCGCGGCGCGCAGGTGCCGCAGCCCAGCCTGGCCGAGGCGGCGCACGTGTTCGATGCGCGCCGGGTGGTCGAGTGCGAGATCGCGCGCCGGCTGGCCGGCCAGCTCAGTGCCGAGCAGCTGGCGCAGTTGCGCGAGATGGTGAGCGCCGAAGCGGCGGCCGACGCGCGTGGCGACCGGCCGGCGTCGATCCGGCTGTCGGGGCAGTTCCACCGCGCGCTGGCGCAGATGTGCGGCAACCCGGTGTTCGTGCGTCTGCTCGACGAACTGCTGCCGACCACCTCGATCCTGATGGCGCTGTACCAGAACCCCGGCCAGCCCGCCTGCGTCGCGCACCGGCACACCGAACTGATCGACGCACTGACCGGCAGCGGCGCGGCAGGCGCGGCCGAGATGCGCCGCCACCTGCAGGAACTGGAGCGCCTGCTGACACGCGCCGGCAGCAAGGCGCCGGCGCTGCGGGACGTGTTCGCCGCCTACCGCAGCGCAAGCGATGCAAGCGACACGAACGACACCGATCCGCCGGCCGGCAGCGGGCGCCAGGCGCCCGCACGCTAG
- a CDS encoding ABC transporter permease translates to MAKPPRPSRPASFWLLGAVFTAFVIFLYGPMLAIFVLSFQGPEGGLTFPLRGVSLHWFAKLWEGIGVIDIGAAFRRSLALGAVVMALTVGFALLAGLAYRKRLPGGTPLFYVVVASLIMPSIIVSLGIGLMFRLLDTGLKAGLEAWWPAAAETFNTTLGLFSSGLGAQLTWTLPFGLLIMFAVFNRFNPAYEEAARDLGATPWQSFVHVVLPLIGPSLVGVGMFGFTLSWDEIARSSQAMGDLNTLPLELQGLTTTVTTPVIYALGTVTTVVSFLVMGLTLATVWLWQRRQRAA, encoded by the coding sequence ATGGCCAAGCCCCCCCGCCCCTCGCGCCCGGCCAGCTTCTGGCTGCTCGGCGCGGTCTTCACGGCCTTCGTGATCTTTCTCTACGGCCCGATGCTCGCGATCTTCGTGCTGAGCTTCCAGGGCCCGGAGGGTGGCCTGACCTTCCCGCTGCGCGGCGTCTCGCTGCACTGGTTCGCCAAGCTCTGGGAAGGCATCGGCGTGATCGACATCGGCGCGGCGTTCCGGCGCTCGCTGGCGCTGGGCGCGGTGGTCATGGCATTGACCGTGGGCTTCGCGCTGCTGGCGGGCCTGGCGTATCGCAAGCGATTGCCCGGTGGCACGCCGCTGTTCTACGTGGTGGTGGCGAGCCTGATCATGCCGTCGATCATCGTCTCGCTGGGCATCGGCCTGATGTTCCGGCTGCTCGACACCGGCCTGAAAGCCGGGCTCGAAGCCTGGTGGCCGGCCGCCGCCGAGACCTTCAACACCACGCTCGGCCTGTTCAGCTCGGGCCTGGGCGCGCAGCTGACCTGGACGCTGCCGTTCGGCCTCTTGATCATGTTCGCGGTCTTCAACCGCTTCAACCCGGCGTATGAAGAGGCCGCGCGCGACCTCGGCGCCACGCCGTGGCAGAGCTTCGTGCACGTGGTGCTGCCGCTGATCGGGCCGAGCCTGGTCGGCGTGGGCATGTTCGGTTTCACGCTCAGCTGGGACGAGATCGCGCGCAGCTCGCAGGCGATGGGCGACCTCAACACCCTGCCGCTCGAACTGCAGGGCCTGACGACCACCGTGACCACGCCGGTGATCTACGCGCTCGGCACGGTCACGACGGTGGTGTCGTTCCTGGTGATGGGGCTGACGCTGGCCACCGTCTGGCTGTGGCAAAGGCGACAGCGCGCCGCCTGA
- a CDS encoding ABC transporter permease translates to MKNSTRASRTALYAWLQAAPLTAVFVLFFVVPLLLILMVSFWQATEYELIPAFTVQSYADVFTGCPVTADGDLCVTFKTYLSTLRFGVLTWIVTALLGFSIAYFLAFHVKTQLMQMVLFIVCTVPFWTSNVIRMISWVPLLGRNGLVNQGLQGAGLIDTPIEWLLFSEFSVVLAFVHLYTMFMIVPIFNTLMRIDRSLIEAARDAGATPWQTVRHVVLPLSRTGLIIGSIFVVALVMGDFVTVGVMGGQQIASVGKIIQVQASYLQFPLAAANAVILLAVVLMMIATLMRLVNLRKEL, encoded by the coding sequence ATGAAAAACAGCACCCGCGCCTCCCGCACAGCCCTCTACGCCTGGCTTCAGGCGGCGCCGCTGACGGCGGTGTTCGTGCTGTTTTTTGTCGTGCCGCTGCTGCTCATCCTGATGGTGAGCTTCTGGCAGGCGACCGAATACGAGCTGATCCCTGCCTTCACCGTGCAGAGCTATGCCGATGTCTTCACCGGCTGCCCGGTGACGGCCGACGGCGACCTGTGCGTCACGTTCAAGACCTACCTCTCGACGCTGCGTTTCGGCGTGCTGACCTGGATCGTGACGGCGTTGCTGGGCTTTTCGATCGCGTATTTCCTGGCCTTCCACGTCAAGACACAGCTGATGCAGATGGTGCTGTTCATCGTCTGCACGGTGCCGTTCTGGACCAGCAACGTGATCCGCATGATCTCGTGGGTGCCGCTGCTCGGACGCAACGGGCTGGTCAACCAGGGGCTGCAGGGCGCGGGGCTGATCGACACGCCGATCGAGTGGCTGCTGTTCTCCGAGTTCTCGGTCGTGCTGGCCTTCGTGCACCTGTACACGATGTTCATGATCGTGCCGATCTTCAACACCCTGATGCGCATCGACCGCAGCCTGATCGAGGCCGCCCGCGATGCCGGCGCCACGCCCTGGCAGACCGTGCGCCACGTGGTGCTGCCGCTCTCGCGCACCGGGCTGATCATCGGCTCGATCTTCGTCGTGGCCCTCGTCATGGGCGACTTCGTGACGGTGGGCGTGATGGGCGGCCAGCAGATCGCCTCGGTCGGCAAGATCATCCAGGTGCAGGCGAGCTACCTGCAGTTTCCGCTCGCCGCCGCCAACGCGGTGATCCTGCTGGCGGTGGTGCTGATGATGATCGCCACGCTGATGCGGCTGGTGAACCTGCGCAAGGAACTCTGA
- a CDS encoding ABC transporter substrate-binding protein, translated as MSDDNQSQSRPDVDASAAEPQRRRFLKTAAGAGVAATGITGFPFVHAQEKIVLRYLGTAVNQDKAIADKFEADTGIKIQYIPVTTDDVTKRAVTAPNSFDLIDTEYFSLKKIVPTGNLLGIDVKRIKNADKITSLFTKGEVAGKKVGDQGTAPKKVMYLDGPTGKKFAASPTGFMTLIPTVYNADTLGIRPDLIKRPISSWAELLNPEFKGKAAILNIPSIGIMDAAMVVEAMGLYKYPDKGNMTKKEIDLTIKTLIEAKKAGQFRSLWKDFNESVNLMASGEVVIQSMWSPAVTAVRTKGIACTFQPLKEGYRAWAAGFGVPKSVTGRKADGVYEFINWFLDGWAGAYLNRQGYYSAVLETAKAKMEAYEWAYWMEGKAASQDIKSPNGDVLAKTGSIRDGGSYEARMGGIACWNAVMDENAYMVQKWNEFVAA; from the coding sequence ATGTCTGATGACAACCAGTCCCAGTCCCGCCCCGATGTCGACGCCAGCGCTGCCGAGCCGCAACGCCGCCGCTTCCTGAAGACCGCCGCAGGCGCGGGCGTGGCCGCCACCGGCATCACCGGCTTCCCCTTCGTGCATGCGCAGGAAAAGATCGTGCTGCGCTACCTGGGCACCGCGGTGAACCAGGACAAGGCGATCGCCGACAAGTTCGAGGCCGACACCGGCATCAAGATCCAGTACATCCCGGTCACGACCGACGACGTCACCAAGCGCGCCGTCACTGCGCCCAACAGCTTCGACCTGATCGACACCGAGTACTTCTCGCTCAAGAAGATCGTGCCCACCGGCAACCTGCTGGGCATCGACGTCAAGCGCATCAAGAACGCCGACAAGATCACCAGCCTGTTCACCAAGGGTGAGGTGGCCGGCAAGAAGGTCGGCGACCAGGGCACGGCACCCAAGAAGGTGATGTACCTGGACGGCCCGACCGGCAAGAAGTTCGCGGCCTCGCCGACCGGCTTCATGACGCTGATCCCGACCGTCTACAACGCCGACACGCTGGGCATCCGCCCCGACCTGATCAAGCGCCCGATCAGCTCCTGGGCCGAGCTGCTGAACCCCGAGTTCAAGGGCAAGGCGGCGATCCTGAACATCCCGTCGATCGGCATCATGGACGCGGCGATGGTGGTCGAGGCGATGGGCCTGTACAAGTACCCCGACAAGGGGAACATGACGAAGAAGGAAATCGACCTGACGATCAAGACCCTGATCGAAGCGAAGAAGGCCGGCCAGTTCCGCAGCCTGTGGAAGGACTTCAACGAGTCGGTGAATCTGATGGCCTCGGGCGAAGTGGTGATCCAGTCGATGTGGTCGCCGGCCGTGACCGCGGTGCGCACCAAGGGCATCGCCTGCACCTTCCAGCCGCTCAAAGAGGGCTATCGCGCCTGGGCTGCCGGCTTCGGCGTGCCCAAGAGCGTGACCGGGCGCAAGGCCGACGGCGTCTACGAGTTCATCAACTGGTTCCTCGACGGCTGGGCCGGTGCCTACCTGAACCGCCAGGGCTACTACAGCGCCGTGCTGGAGACCGCCAAGGCCAAGATGGAGGCCTACGAGTGGGCCTACTGGATGGAAGGCAAGGCCGCCAGCCAGGACATCAAGAGCCCGAACGGCGACGTGCTGGCCAAGACCGGCTCGATCCGCGACGGCGGCAGCTACGAGGCCCGCATGGGCGGCATCGCCTGCTGGAACGCGGTGATGGACGAAAACGCCTACATGGTCCAGAAGTGGAACGAGTTCGTCGCCGCCTGA
- a CDS encoding ABC transporter ATP-binding protein — translation MSTRTDLELIDLVKDYGQSLAVAGINLKIAAGSYCCLLGPSGCGKTSTLRMIAGHEEPTEGQIALGGREITHLSPAARGTAMMFQSYALFPHLTVLENVAFSARMKGVARAEREARAHELLQLVAMDPYAARLPAALSGGQQQRVALARALMMRPKVLLLDEPLSALDPFLRVKMRAELKRWHQSLGMSFVHVTHSQEEAMALADLVVVMNHGRIEQAGSAREVFERPRTEFVARFIGAHNIIDTPAGKVAVRCDRLNLVEPDAGETVVTVAAVEYQGAQVQVHLMAESAADAEDAERWTATLSDASFHAAPMAPGHRVAMRWWAADAHALAA, via the coding sequence ATGAGTACACGCACCGATCTGGAACTGATCGACCTGGTCAAGGACTACGGCCAGTCGCTCGCCGTGGCCGGCATCAACCTGAAGATCGCCGCCGGCAGCTACTGCTGCCTGCTCGGCCCTTCGGGTTGCGGCAAGACCTCGACGCTGCGCATGATTGCCGGCCACGAGGAGCCGACCGAAGGCCAGATCGCCCTGGGCGGGCGCGAGATCACGCACCTGAGCCCTGCCGCACGCGGCACGGCGATGATGTTCCAGAGCTATGCGCTGTTCCCGCACCTGACGGTGCTGGAGAACGTGGCGTTCAGCGCCCGCATGAAGGGTGTGGCGCGCGCCGAGCGCGAGGCCCGCGCCCACGAGCTGCTGCAGCTGGTGGCGATGGACCCGTACGCGGCGCGCCTGCCCGCCGCGCTGTCGGGCGGCCAGCAGCAGCGCGTGGCGCTGGCGCGCGCGCTGATGATGCGGCCCAAGGTGCTGCTGCTCGACGAGCCGCTGTCGGCGCTCGATCCGTTCCTGCGCGTGAAGATGCGCGCCGAGCTCAAGCGCTGGCATCAGAGCCTGGGCATGAGCTTCGTGCACGTCACGCACAGCCAGGAAGAGGCGATGGCGCTGGCCGATCTGGTGGTGGTGATGAACCACGGCCGCATCGAGCAGGCCGGCAGCGCGCGCGAGGTCTTCGAGCGCCCGCGCACCGAATTCGTGGCGCGCTTCATCGGCGCGCACAACATCATCGACACGCCCGCCGGCAAGGTGGCGGTGCGCTGCGACCGGCTCAATCTGGTCGAGCCCGATGCCGGCGAAACGGTGGTCACGGTGGCCGCGGTCGAGTACCAGGGCGCGCAGGTGCAGGTGCACCTGATGGCCGAGTCGGCCGCTGACGCCGAAGACGCCGAGCGCTGGACCGCCACCCTGTCCGACGCCAGCTTCCACGCCGCGCCGATGGCGCCCGGCCACCGGGTGGCGATGCGCTGGTGGGCCGCCGACGCCCACGCGCTGGCGGCCTGA
- a CDS encoding aspartate/glutamate racemase family protein encodes MKLLIVNPNTSSAMTEGIGRAAQAVAAPGTRIVATQPSFGPLSIEGHFDETIAAAGVAEQVRLHAGPDVVDAPSGIVIACFGDPGLDAAREAATAPVLGIAEAAFHAASFLATGFSVVTTMTRTCVIAEHLVQKYGFEHRCRGVHGTDIPVLALEDGGAGCVDAIEAAAREALARDRSGAIVLGCAGMAALCATLSARLGVPVIDGVAAAVKFAEALAALGLQTGKQGDYARPLPKVYTGWAAPLGW; translated from the coding sequence ATGAAACTGCTGATCGTCAACCCGAACACCTCGTCGGCCATGACCGAGGGCATCGGCCGCGCCGCGCAGGCCGTGGCCGCGCCCGGCACCCGCATCGTCGCCACGCAGCCGAGCTTCGGGCCGCTGTCGATCGAGGGCCATTTCGACGAGACCATCGCCGCCGCCGGCGTGGCCGAGCAGGTGCGCCTGCATGCCGGCCCGGACGTGGTCGACGCGCCGTCGGGCATCGTCATCGCCTGCTTCGGCGACCCCGGCCTCGACGCCGCGCGCGAGGCCGCCACCGCGCCGGTGCTGGGCATCGCCGAGGCGGCCTTCCACGCCGCGAGCTTCCTGGCCACCGGCTTCTCGGTCGTCACCACGATGACGCGCACCTGCGTGATCGCCGAGCACCTGGTGCAGAAGTACGGCTTCGAGCACCGCTGCCGCGGCGTGCACGGCACCGACATCCCGGTGCTGGCGCTCGAGGACGGCGGCGCCGGCTGTGTCGACGCCATCGAGGCCGCCGCCCGCGAGGCGCTGGCGCGCGACCGCAGCGGCGCCATCGTGCTCGGCTGCGCCGGCATGGCCGCGCTGTGCGCCACGCTGAGCGCGCGCCTGGGCGTGCCGGTGATCGACGGCGTCGCCGCGGCGGTCAAGTTTGCCGAGGCGCTGGCGGCGCTCGGCCTGCAGACCGGCAAGCAGGGCGACTACGCCCGGCCGCTGCCGAAGGTCTACACCGGCTGGGCGGCGCCGCTGGGCTGGTGA
- a CDS encoding PAS domain S-box protein yields the protein MTHRQAIGRASVVRRYGSATAAIAAVVGLRVLLAPSLGDQAQFAPVLCAVVFAAWHGGFGPALFAVLFGALATRYFVLEPIGSLAIDGRDQQVGLAVYLLSGLGIAALGGSMHKAERRANEVAEQLKLKGALIENALEPVLGWDWDGRITFWNRAAQRLYGYSRDDALGCTSHELLRTRVHGQGGAFMDRLAADGAFEGELRQRTRDGREIVVETRMVRVMRDDGSAYVIEANRDVTARTEAQAAMQQLNAELESRVRERTDALSRNNELLAASRARLASIVDSAMDAIVTLDGRQQIVLFNAAAERMFGLSAAQALGQPLERLIPPRFRGGHPAHVDGFDARGDSAAVRSMRATPSGGELLGLRADGTEFPVEASISRTDVNGDKLFTVILRDITERSRAEEAAVRLRIAEEQAVIAQRDSRMKSEFLASMSHELRTPLNAILGFTDLLLMKGAGPLTPDQEKKLRHIHAGGSRQLSLIGDLLDLARIEAGRFPVSIAQVVCTDVIQKVVRGLQPAVASKGLQLTADVPGSIEAVRSDAVVLAKIVRLLADNAVKFTEAGRVTLSVHQHREGAGVLVTGISVSDTGPGIRPEDQDKLFLAFIQGDGASTRQHGGLGLGLHLSNKLAGLIGAQIEFRSEFGQGSVFTLRLAQDEAAPASSPLSRTPVPDRP from the coding sequence ATGACCCATCGACAAGCCATCGGACGCGCGAGCGTCGTGCGACGTTACGGATCTGCTACCGCAGCCATCGCTGCGGTCGTCGGGCTGCGCGTGCTGCTCGCGCCGAGCCTGGGCGACCAGGCCCAGTTCGCCCCGGTGCTCTGTGCGGTCGTGTTCGCCGCCTGGCACGGCGGTTTCGGCCCGGCCCTGTTCGCGGTGCTGTTCGGGGCGCTGGCGACCCGCTACTTCGTGCTCGAGCCGATCGGCAGCCTGGCGATCGACGGGCGCGATCAGCAGGTCGGCCTGGCGGTCTACCTGCTCTCCGGGCTCGGCATCGCAGCCCTCGGCGGCTCGATGCACAAGGCCGAGCGGCGTGCCAACGAGGTCGCCGAGCAGCTCAAGCTCAAGGGCGCGCTGATCGAGAACGCGCTCGAGCCGGTGCTCGGCTGGGACTGGGACGGCCGCATCACGTTCTGGAACCGTGCCGCGCAGCGGCTCTACGGCTACAGCCGCGACGATGCGCTGGGCTGCACCAGCCATGAACTCCTGCGAACCCGGGTCCACGGGCAGGGTGGGGCTTTCATGGACCGGCTGGCCGCCGACGGCGCCTTCGAGGGCGAGCTGCGCCAGCGCACCCGCGACGGCCGCGAGATCGTCGTCGAGACCCGCATGGTCAGGGTGATGCGCGACGACGGCTCGGCCTACGTGATCGAGGCGAACCGGGATGTCACCGCTCGCACCGAGGCGCAGGCCGCGATGCAGCAGCTCAATGCCGAGCTGGAGAGCCGGGTGCGCGAGCGCACCGACGCGCTGTCGCGCAACAACGAACTGCTGGCGGCGAGCCGGGCGCGGCTGGCCAGCATCGTCGATTCGGCGATGGACGCGATCGTCACGCTCGACGGCCGGCAGCAGATCGTGCTGTTCAACGCCGCCGCCGAGCGCATGTTCGGCCTGTCGGCTGCGCAGGCGCTGGGGCAGCCGCTCGAGCGGCTGATCCCGCCGCGCTTTCGGGGCGGCCACCCGGCGCATGTCGACGGCTTCGACGCCCGGGGCGACAGCGCTGCGGTGCGGTCGATGCGCGCGACTCCGTCGGGCGGCGAACTGCTGGGCCTGCGCGCCGACGGCACCGAGTTCCCGGTCGAGGCGTCGATCTCGCGCACCGATGTCAACGGCGACAAGCTGTTCACCGTGATCCTGCGCGACATCACCGAACGCAGCCGGGCCGAGGAGGCCGCGGTGCGGCTGCGCATCGCCGAAGAACAGGCCGTGATCGCGCAGCGCGACAGTCGCATGAAAAGCGAGTTCCTGGCGTCGATGTCGCACGAGCTGCGCACGCCGCTGAACGCCATCCTCGGCTTCACCGATCTGCTGCTGATGAAGGGGGCGGGCCCGCTGACCCCGGACCAGGAGAAGAAGCTGCGCCACATCCATGCCGGCGGCAGCCGCCAGCTGTCGCTGATCGGCGATCTGCTCGATCTGGCACGCATCGAGGCGGGCCGTTTCCCGGTCAGCATCGCGCAGGTGGTGTGCACCGACGTCATCCAGAAGGTCGTGCGCGGCCTGCAGCCGGCGGTCGCGTCCAAGGGCCTGCAACTGACGGCCGACGTTCCCGGCTCGATCGAGGCGGTCCGGAGCGACGCGGTGGTGCTGGCCAAGATCGTCCGGCTGCTGGCCGACAACGCGGTCAAGTTCACCGAGGCGGGCCGCGTGACGCTGTCGGTGCATCAGCATCGGGAGGGGGCGGGCGTGCTCGTCACCGGCATCAGCGTGAGCGACACCGGCCCCGGCATCCGGCCCGAGGATCAGGACAAGCTGTTTCTCGCCTTCATCCAGGGGGACGGCGCGAGCACCCGCCAGCACGGCGGGCTCGGCCTGGGCTTGCACCTGTCGAACAAGCTGGCCGGCCTGATCGGCGCGCAGATCGAGTTCCGCAGCGAGTTCGGCCAGGGCAGCGTGTTCACGCTGCGGCTGGCGCAGGACGAGGCGGCACCGGCCTCGTCGCCGCTCAGTCGAACACCGGTACCGGACCGTCCTTGA
- a CDS encoding M48 family metallopeptidase, whose amino-acid sequence MKRRPAPDSPDLQLSLPLLYGDTSAGTRTEPAATPVSAGPAAPAPVAAAALVPAAPAAPRPTGLLRHPRGNREISLGGQAIAYELKRARRRTIGFVIGTEGLAVSAPRWVGQPEIDAALASKERWILRKLADQGERRQRVEAARLEWRDGTRLPFLGGTLVLVLDPGVRGVLLHEPAATPPAHTDAIAEPPERRLHIGLPLQADAAQIREGVQRWLQRQALQLFEARCGHYAPQLGVQVRRLRLSSAQTRWGSASADGTVRLNWRLIHFGLASIDYVVVHELAHLREMNHSPAFWAVVHSVMPDYQSRRGTLKDGPVPVFD is encoded by the coding sequence ATGAAGCGCCGGCCAGCCCCTGACAGCCCGGATCTGCAGCTGAGCCTGCCGCTGCTGTACGGCGACACCAGCGCCGGCACGCGCACCGAACCCGCGGCCACGCCCGTGTCCGCCGGCCCCGCTGCACCGGCGCCGGTCGCGGCGGCAGCGCTCGTCCCGGCAGCACCTGCCGCGCCCCGGCCCACCGGCCTGCTGCGCCACCCGCGCGGCAACCGCGAGATCAGCCTGGGCGGCCAGGCCATCGCCTACGAGCTCAAGCGCGCCCGCCGCCGCACCATCGGCTTCGTGATCGGCACCGAGGGCCTGGCGGTGAGCGCGCCGCGCTGGGTCGGCCAGCCCGAGATCGACGCCGCGCTGGCCAGCAAGGAGCGCTGGATCCTGCGCAAGCTGGCCGACCAGGGCGAGCGGCGGCAGCGGGTCGAGGCCGCGCGCCTCGAATGGCGCGACGGCACCCGGCTGCCGTTCCTGGGCGGCACGCTGGTGCTGGTGCTCGACCCCGGCGTGCGCGGCGTGCTGCTGCACGAACCGGCCGCAACGCCCCCCGCCCACACCGATGCGATCGCCGAGCCGCCCGAGCGACGGCTGCACATCGGCCTGCCGCTGCAGGCCGACGCGGCGCAGATCCGCGAAGGCGTGCAGCGCTGGCTGCAGCGCCAGGCGCTGCAGCTGTTCGAGGCGCGCTGCGGCCACTACGCGCCGCAGCTGGGCGTGCAGGTCAGGCGCCTGCGCCTGAGTTCGGCGCAAACCCGCTGGGGCAGCGCCAGCGCCGACGGCACGGTGCGGCTGAACTGGCGGCTGATCCACTTCGGCCTGGCCAGCATCGACTACGTGGTGGTGCACGAGCTCGCCCACCTGCGCGAGATGAACCACAGCCCGGCCTTCTGGGCGGTGGTGCACTCGGTGATGCCCGATTATCAGAGCCGGCGCGGCACGCTCAAGGACGGTCCGGTACCGGTGTTCGACTGA
- a CDS encoding lysophospholipid acyltransferase family protein, with protein MIYLRSFLYLLFLIVTVMPWAIVAVVASIGVRGTPLYWLCTGWLRLAIWGARRICGVQYRVQGLENVPSAANGRAAVILVPKHQSTWETFAFPAIMPHPLAYVFKRELLYIPFFGWAIARLDMVHINRARQSEAWRKVVEQGTQIMAGGTWMIMFPEGTRTPRGSQGAYKTGASRLAVATGTPLVPIAVTSARCWPRKSFLLRPGVIDVSIGKPIEPAGRRPDDLMREVEAWIEGEMRRLDPEAYPPHEAPASP; from the coding sequence ATGATCTATCTCCGTTCCTTCCTGTACCTGCTGTTCCTGATCGTGACGGTGATGCCGTGGGCGATCGTCGCGGTGGTGGCGTCGATCGGGGTGCGCGGCACGCCGCTCTACTGGCTGTGCACCGGCTGGCTGCGGCTGGCGATCTGGGGTGCGCGCCGGATCTGCGGCGTGCAGTACCGCGTGCAGGGCCTGGAGAACGTGCCGAGCGCGGCCAACGGCCGGGCCGCCGTGATCCTGGTGCCCAAGCACCAGTCGACCTGGGAGACCTTCGCCTTCCCGGCCATCATGCCGCACCCGCTGGCCTACGTCTTCAAGCGCGAGCTGCTCTACATCCCGTTCTTCGGCTGGGCCATCGCCCGGCTCGACATGGTGCACATCAACCGCGCCCGGCAGTCCGAAGCCTGGCGCAAGGTGGTCGAGCAGGGCACGCAGATCATGGCCGGCGGCACCTGGATGATCATGTTCCCCGAAGGCACCCGCACCCCGCGTGGCAGCCAGGGCGCCTACAAGACCGGCGCCTCGCGCCTGGCCGTGGCCACCGGCACGCCGCTGGTGCCGATCGCCGTGACCTCGGCACGCTGCTGGCCGCGCAAGAGCTTCCTGCTGCGCCCGGGCGTGATCGACGTGTCAATCGGCAAACCGATCGAGCCGGCCGGGCGCCGCCCCGACGACCTGATGCGCGAGGTCGAAGCCTGGATCGAAGGCGAGATGCGCCGGCTCGATCCCGAGGCCTATCCCCCCCATGAAGCGCCGGCCAGCCCCTGA